acaataaaaagtaatactcttagcacaaaaagtaataatttttcatggatgacccaaataagagatatgtttcacaaatacgacccgtgagaccgtatcacacaagtttttgcctaatctctatatcctccaaagtcaaATACTTAGAAAGCTTTCCGGATACAATCTACAGTGCAAGAACTCCAAAGCTGCGAACATCACTCTTCGTGCTAACTAAACTCATGTTCGTCAACTCCGGTGGAATATGTGTACATAGCCAacgaaattatatttaaatcgcACGGACGTGATCTGAGTACGTCGAATGTCGGACTGATCAAGAGAAAAAATCGCTTAGCTACCTTTCACATACTTGATTGTTGGGTGCCTCCATCAGCGTTTTCTGCTTTGTGTAACATCGCTACATTGTCCCGTTAAATCCTTGAAGCACGTATATGAGAAAACAAATATGTTTTAAGAAAATTGTACTTGTTACCAACCTCGATTTatataaatttacttattttgtTTAGTACTTTGTacatataatgatttgaatgttGCAGAGACGATTACTTTCAACCCACGTGGTTGATTAGGGAACGGAATCTGTTGACAAAAGGTTCAACTCAAATAGGGATTTTGATTAAATCACCAAAATGTAACCATATATGATGGGGTGTAATTTCATGAGGGTGATTCTTCAACGAAACTTCTTTACCATATTCGAATAAATATCAAATGGAAAAAATAACCCAATCACATTTTAAATCACCATCTTCAAAGTTTATCCAAAAGGAAATATAGATTATATATCCTAAAGACGACCAAAACTAGATCAAGAGAGCCAAgccccaaaaataatatttaattaaaaagttataaaattcataaattatgttgtttatgtaagtattatgtataaaaaaaacctgaattgaaattttcttttttaatatgTAGTACAGATAGATGCATGGAAAAACAAAcggatcaaatattatccaacTATCGAACAAGAAGCAAATGCATATTACACAAGGTGTTGTACATTATCATGCAAAGTAAGTGGAAAATAAAATTACATTGAACTTATTGCATAAAATCTAGAAAACAGGACCGACCAAAAATTGCATTACATTCCACATTTTATCACTTACTTTCCCGCAACACAATTCTTCTCATGGTTTTGATACTGAATTATACAGTGCCACATCTTCTTCCACCCTTGCAACACAACATGAAACTCGGTAAACTTTTGCCTAGTTTACTCAGTACTTGGGGTGCACACCATTTCGAGCTTAAATTATTTTGTTGGACAGCTCATGGACCACTCTCGTTGTACATTCAATCATCTACTAATTGTTAATCTATAACTATgtttaaaattaaaacaaattacAGGCCCGAGTCTTGCTATAATAAAACTCGACAATCAAGTCTGAATCAAATGAATCGAGCTCAAATCTTTAACACAGTTGAGCCGGGTATGAGCTCAAATAGTTTGTTTATAACTCTATCAGAGTTCAAATCGATTTCATTTGTTTGCACCCCAAGTCCAACCTAAGAAATAAGCTAATACTAGTCCTCCTCCACCTTTTATTGTACAGTTACTACGTACAACACTCGAGGACATGAGAACTGCTCaaccaaaagaaaatatatggTCCTGACCTGCTAAAAAGAACACGTTTtggtttttaattaaaaatcataagCATCATTCtcgcaatatcataatttcaaaaaacgAACCGCCAAAGGAGTACCACATCATGTCGAATCGTCAAATTGATCAGTACGGATATATTTTATTGCATCGTAGGCACTGTCCCTTTTGTCAATCTCGTGGGTTGAAAGTAATCGTCTCTGCAACAATATATCACAATGGTTACATTGCATGTAAGTAGAAACAGAGATGGATCAAGCGCGCCATAGCACCATGGCCAATGGAGCAGAAGGCGGGATAAGTGCAACCCCATTCCCTACTCGTGGTGAAAATTTACTCAAATTTTACAGTTAACTCTCTGATACACGGGCTTTGCTCCATCAATGTTTTCTATTTTCTTGTGTCTCACAAAAAAGTTTCATATTATAAAACTCTTCCCCCCATTTTTCTGCCGTTCAGGGGAGAACTGAACCGGTtcgaattaaataaattaatagagGAACGGGGTTCGAGTAGAGAAAAAAAAGAATttaactaaaaatattttctggaGATATCACTGCATTCCATATTCATGAGTCCATCGTTGCATTATATGTTAATAATATGGCAGTAAAAAGTCGTAGAAAACTTCATTAGAAGTAATTGCTGAACAATAGAAGATTACAGAATGGAGACTTATACTGTGATTCTCGGACTACATAGTTCTTAcatgatcctcaaaatcaggaCTGGATAAATTGATGGAGAGATTTCTCATCAACAATAAAACCTGTTAACAAGTCCGggaaaaaaaagaaacaaatcaGTAAAAATTATAGCATATGTCAAGGTTATATAGAGTTAATAAAGATCATCAAATTATATTGGTAAGGAAAATAACACTATTTCTGACATCTCAGACCGCAGTAAGGACCAGAATATACTTTCCTTTTGCAGCTTATTTCACAAGCTTTAAAAGAGTAAGGGTTACTTTGAAATATAACATCTGAGTAAAGATATTATGTTTAAACTTCGtcgaaaaattttcttttttgcaTAAATTAGGCATGTTACAAGAGAAACAAACCAAACAGAGTAAAAAGAGTAGCTTTGAAGCCAGAATGTACGTTCCAACTGTAACAAACAGAACAAAAAACATTCTTGAGCATCAGTACAAGATCAGATATCACATCCTCATTCCTTTCCAAGAGTTTAGTCCTAAGTATTTAGATGATGCATTCATAGATTTTGCTTGACACACCAAAAAATAATGGTTTCTAGTTTCTACCACATAATGATGAAGCAACGAGATGCACAAATGTCATGCTTGAAAATCATACAGTTTCGACGTCAATTTGATCCATCTTCTTCAATTTCTGTAAATGTCCGGTCACATTTGGGTCAAAGATACTGCCTATGAAGTTATACACTTGAGCAAAATCAGGAAGAACTGCAATAAAAACCGAAAACAATTCATATATTAATAACAGTAATAACCAGAAAGCAACCAGCAAAATAAGTAATTAATGAAGATTACATCCATTAGAGATGGAATCAGAAAAGTGATAAACATCAAGAAGTTTTCATGTTTGTACACGAAACAATAGCTATTAAGTAGATGCGTGCATAGAAAGGAACCGGACAAGACTGTTTGGAGCCAGGTAAAAAAAAACTCATTTGAAAATACATTTGAGAGTGTCGGCACTTCAAACCATATAAATTTTGACTATTGTGTAACACTTTATGTAACGATAATCAAATACCACCTAACTGTTTATGAATTGGCACAAGATACACGCGATTAAGCATAAGCACTCAACCATTACAGCTCAAGGAGCACGATGCCTCGACATCTTTATTCTTAAAAGCTTAAAATATCACTGGAGTATCTTACCTGTTGGCCTAGCCCTTGGACTGCTGTCACTTCCACAGCAACAGTAAATACCAGGCAGTGACTGTCCACCAGAGCTGATATCACCTGCAACaacataaattcatattcaGAGATGTAATGCAAAAGTCTTCGAATTATGGACTAGGGTATCTTTATTTGTACATAAGATTAAGAACACCTTTTTTTACAGAATTGTCAATCAAGCAAGGTAGGGAGGCATCAGTATCAGAATGCCTAAGCGAAGCTGAAGAATCTGGCCAACTTACAGATCCAGTATCAGGTACAAGAGGGGATGCTTGGGGAGATGACATAGGCCGCAAAACACCCCCCACTGCTGAGCTTACAATACATGGCAGAGTTTATACTAATTTCAAACCCACTCCCAACAGGATTAGAGAAAATCAATCCGCTCTTACAAATTTTTGAAGCTTTCTGTGGATAAGGATGAGCAGCTTTCCTTTTTGGCCGAGGTGGAGGTAGATGTTCCTTGATCCCACTCTTTTGAACTTTCATAAAATACTTCTGTGCATGACTGCGAATCTACaaaaatatgatatatattaTATCCCGTCACTCAAAAAAAAATCTTCACACAGAAATTGTGAAGTGGAAAGATGTCAAAAAACCAATATCAACAGAAATGTTATTTTCTTGTTACCAGAAAGTAAACTCCAAAACAATTGTTTCAATTATGTAATTGAAGTTCATGTGGTCAATCCAATAAGTACAAACACAGGAAACATATCTGGCAGAGCCAGGAACATTATAATCCAGTTGATATGACCAGAAAAGCTCTGTTGACAGCATCTCTCTCTGCCTGCTTAGCAGGAATCACCAACAAATGTAGGTGTATCCCAGTAATTTTGATAGAGGTCCTAGTCTAAGGCATATTTCTCTAAAGCTTCCAACGATAAAACAGTACCTGAAGGTTCACAAGCGGCTGAATATTTATTCCAGAAAGGCTTATTTGACCTAATTGTACCACGTAATACTTTAAAAAGTGTTCTGAATGAGTTATTTAAGCTCCAGTCCCTCACTGAGTCAACGTTCCTCTGATGCTGAGTCTAAAATTATGTATCCcatgaaaaatataatgaaACTCCTTATATACAAACTTTATACGTGTCAAAAACACATATTCAAGGCGCACATCATGATAATACAAAAGAATTCCCAGTTCAGAAACCAGGTTATGATTAAGTAGATTGAATTCAGCTCGTATTTCTGAAGTTCTCGACCTCAGAACCTGTCCTTTGAAAGAAAATGTGCCCATAGAATATGTACATGTCATGCTTAGGAGTAGGGGAGTTGATTCAACAAGAAATAAAAGTAACAGTCATTCAAACAGGCAAGAGAGGgtaattactaattaaatatttgtaCGAATTTAGAAGTTACCTGAATGACACTCTTTGATCCAATGAATGCTTCAATCTTCTTCCAATCACGATCAAAGCTGTATTTATGAAAAGGGCTCAAATCTTTAGTAAATCGAACCAATAGCAAATAAAGGAACAATACAGAGCGAGAATGTAAAAGTATGGTTTGGATGTTTGGTTCATCAAAGAGTAAGCCGACATCTTGCTGCAGGATTAGCAGATCAGCAGCCACACAACAATTAGTATTACCCTCTCCGCTCACTCGCATCCTCGAAGGTTACCCTATTCATATATTAAGTAAACCTTGGGTATAGCAATACCCTCGATCAAAACATATGAAATCATGCGTCTCAAGAAGACAAATAAACATCCAAAATACAGATAATCGCTCCTTCTACTACCTGATCAAAGCACAGTTACAAAGGTCGGAAGACGAAAACAGAAAGCAAAGAGAATTTGGCCATACAGTACTTGCCTAATGAAAGTACTCACATATAAAACTTAATTCATGAAATCTAAAGAAAATCCAACCATCCTTGGCACAGTCTCGGTCATATTCACCTGAACCAAACCCTAATCCACGTAAACAGGTAAAACACGAATAAATAAACGCCAAATCCAAAAAAATTCGTGCTCACAGCTGAATGGCTTCCATAAACTTGTCGTGCTCGGGTTCGGTCCAGCTCTCTCGTGACTTGGAAATCGTGTACTGTTTTCGGACCTTCCTGTTCGAGTCGTCCTGAGACAACGTCGTACTGGAGGCCGCAACCGCATCCGTAGGAGATGATGACGAGCTGAGATTCGGCAAAGCCATGCCTGTATGAGCTTCCAGTTGGGTTTCGGTTTTCTGCTTGGTTGCTAAGCTGAGCAGGCACCCCTTTATTCACAGTAAAGCCCACTTTTCCACTAACAGCAGCAAATATCAATCGGTGGACCGATTCTTCAAATTTCTATAAAACTAAAAGTAATAGCCAGTGAGGTTGCCGGTTTGCTTCAACTTATGACATGAAGATGGATTTGGGGCGGGTTTGGCCCAATTTGGATCTATCCTGTTTCACTTTGGACCGCCTCGTTTTTGTTGGACCGtcctaaaattaaataatttttaaattttaatcataATACCATAGaaacatttaaaaattaataattatatatatttattttaaacattataaaataaatttatttaaatatatatattggaggacCGAATTATTCCTTCAGTCGTATGACAATAGCATGACCATAATATGTCATCACTCTTTCTGGTACGCTGGTGTAAGACGTGAACTCGAATCCATGTTAGAACAAAACCCAAGATTGACATGTTTCAATTCTTATTACAAATCCTAGCATCGTTCCGATAATCAAATGTGagattttatattatttcaactctgattcgaaacccaaaaattataggTCCATGAAATTGAAATGTAAATCAAGCACTCGAAATGGAAAGTCATGTTTCGCCACTCTCATCTTCTTCCTTCCACACTTCAGTCCAATTTTTCTCAAACTGTTCCAGCCCCAAGATCGAGCCTTCTTCATCTGGATCCAGACTCGTTGAGAGACTGCCAAAAGCTATCCCAAGTGCTGAAGCTCCAAAGGTGATCAAAGTCGTCAAATATGGCAGCCAAATCGGTACATCCCACAATTTTTGTTCTTTTATTATGCTAAAAGCTTGCAGCGAAGCGAAACCCGTTAACAATGGCACGCCTACGTACGACAAGATTCTTGAAATCATTCTCTCCCACACAATTTCAGGTATTTTATCATCAGCTTCTTCGGAGTCTCTGCTGCTTCTTCTAGTTGTTTCACCTTTTCTTGCAGGGATTTCTTTATTCTTGGGCTGTCTTTTGTATGGGTCTGACTGTCCGGTGAACCCCTTTGCTTCGCCGTGCACCCTCCATGTTCTTGGTTGTGGGTATGGCAACCCTTGGCGGTTATGATGGAGATTTGGGTTGCTTTGCGACCATGGAAATGGTTTTGTTGTGTGTGAGAGTGTGATTTGTTGGAGAATGGTGAGAGTTTTCATGGCTTTTCTTCCAGTTCGTTGTATGTCAATGTTTTCGAAAGAAATGTGTGCGCGCACAATTTGTCATTATTGATGCGTTGAAATCTTATCCAGACAGATGAATGGTTCtgttttatgctaaaaatattctcATTATGAGTTGATTGGAATATGGCTAAAGGATATTTATTGCCCCCACAATGTAGTCTttatacaataaaataaaagaaaataaaatacatttGCCCACCGTGTCAAACCAGACATCTTCAACTTTTGGGAAACCAAATTCTATGCCACTGGGTGCTGTTTACTGTCTGTTTATGCAAAGATTGGATCTTTATGATATTGCAACCAGAGGGATCATCTAGCAGCACAAAATAGTCAAATCTCTCACCTTCgcatgaatattttttttaacttcATGCTCATTTTAGTGTATTGAAACTTTTCTATGTATCTATCTGTGTCAAAGTGCTGTATATATTACCTATTAGTCTAGCACAGCGGTGATTCTTGTTGTGTACAAAGTCAAAAGCAGCAGGTAGTGTTGATACAGATTTGTGGCTATAGAATGTTTTGTTAAGTTAAATAAGTACCACAAAGTTACAACCAAGATTTTTGCTTTTAAATTGTCGGCTTCAAAATATCACAGGAAATAATCCTGACAATTGACAAAGCTTGATGTCAATAGCTAGCGTAATCTTCCTAACATCTGGGGAATTATCAACTGCCCGGCTTTCTCAGCTTCTCATATGATTTCCTCGAAACCTGATTTAAACAACAGAATGGGATGCAATTACTCTTAATGAAGTTTTGTCATCCTTAGCATACATTAATCAAGAAACTATGTAAAGTTAACATACCTAGATTTGCGGTTAAGCTGGTAAGAATGCATATGTATTTTGCACTTTAGATACTTAGGAATTATGTTGGAAATCACATCACATAATCAATTTACGTAATTGGCTTTACATATACTCAATTTGATGTAATTTTCTTGTGATTTAGTGTTAGGATAATAGACTTTCTACTCTATATATTTATCGCCCAAAACTTAACCTATTTTAAGGGTGATgattgtattttaaattaaaatagagTCAATTATGTTTTTCCGTTTGACCATTGTGTCAAGGA
This genomic interval from Primulina eburnea isolate SZY01 chromosome 16, ASM2296580v1, whole genome shotgun sequence contains the following:
- the LOC140816564 gene encoding protein REVEILLE 6-like isoform X1, whose product is MALPNLSSSSSPTDAVAASSTTLSQDDSNRKVRKQYTISKSRESWTEPEHDKFMEAIQLFDRDWKKIEAFIGSKSVIQIRSHAQKYFMKVQKSGIKEHLPPPRPKRKAAHPYPQKASKISVGGVLRPMSSPQASPLVPDTGSVSWPDSSASLRHSDTDASLPCLIDNSVKKGDISSGGQSLPGIYCCCGSDSSPRARPTVLPDFAQVYNFIGSIFDPNVTGHLQKLKKMDQIDVETVLLLMRNLSINLSSPDFEDHRRLLSTHEIDKRDSAYDAIKYIRTDQFDDST
- the LOC140816564 gene encoding protein REVEILLE 6-like isoform X3 — protein: MALPNLSSSSSPTDAVAASSTTLSQDDSNRKVRKQYTISKSRESWTEPEHDKFMEAIQLFDRDWKKIEAFIGSKSVIQIRSHAQKYFMKVQKSGIKEHLPPPRPKRKAAHPYPQKASKICDISSGGQSLPGIYCCCGSDSSPRARPTVLPDFAQVYNFIGSIFDPNVTGHLQKLKKMDQIDVETVLLLMRNLSINLSSPDFEDHRRLLSTHEIDKRDSAYDAIKYIRTDQFDDST
- the LOC140816564 gene encoding protein REVEILLE 6-like isoform X2 — encoded protein: MALPNLSSSSSPTDAVAASSTTLSQDDSNRKVRKQYTISKSRESWTEPEHDKFMEAIQLFDRDWKKIEAFIGSKSVIQIRSHAQKYFMKVQKSGIKEHLPPPRPKRKAAHPYPQKASKILGGVLRPMSSPQASPLVPDTGSVSWPDSSASLRHSDTDASLPCLIDNSVKKGDISSGGQSLPGIYCCCGSDSSPRARPTVLPDFAQVYNFIGSIFDPNVTGHLQKLKKMDQIDVETVLLLMRNLSINLSSPDFEDHRRLLSTHEIDKRDSAYDAIKYIRTDQFDDST
- the LOC140816566 gene encoding uncharacterized protein PAM68-like, coding for MKTLTILQQITLSHTTKPFPWSQSNPNLHHNRQGLPYPQPRTWRVHGEAKGFTGQSDPYKRQPKNKEIPARKGETTRRSSRDSEEADDKIPEIVWERMISRILSYVGVPLLTGFASLQAFSIIKEQKLWDVPIWLPYLTTLITFGASALGIAFGSLSTSLDPDEEGSILGLEQFEKNWTEVWKEEDESGET